One genomic segment of Spirochaetota bacterium includes these proteins:
- a CDS encoding putative PEP-binding protein, whose product MENIVYFSKDLKELDEKVKKRLGIRGRRAVELAMMGLPIAPGFIIDSELTRKLPQVNLKEFLKTHIDHLEKETKKGFGDAKRPLLLKVVLSSDFNVPYFPSIHNIGLNDKTVTGFGQFTGLDFAYGEYRFLLRSVGTKIYSLEAADFDKMDAKGAKQKAEDIKKAVDNFKKYLGDKYSEDVYDQLGLILKGAASRYCDSEIDVDDSLSIMVQAMVYGNFGNNSYSGNYYTRNIITGDPLIQGSFLQNAFDIDKSKSKDIAKIDKKYFDKFSDIAKKVEEKFKEIREIKFTIEEGDFWLVEQRDVDEKSTQAHIKTLLDLCKRKSVTEEYVVGNIKPAQLNELLHPVIDPRTIGGVKTIKGGISGSPGAAIGRVFFSTPKLLEEYKKAIMHGGDTNLILVMPSSYAEDVKAIEVAKGVMTTEGGFSSHAPVVARSLGKVAMVQPDMRIRGTTFTLAGKTVKEGDYVSINVPYYEPPTIYLGKVGLIEPNVKENGLIDFLKIVEKFIDDFDVRANADQGRDAKLAREFNAVGIGLCRTEHMFFNEKRIMRFREMILAESEDERRKTLDALKPMQRSDFYDLFKTMVGFPVTIRLLDAPLHEFLPRTDASMKEFIRHMQGRGKAPKPAEIMARCEELSEMNPMLGHRGCRVAITYPEIYEMQCRAIFEAACMLRKEGIKIKPEIMIPIVMTEHELKFIKNGKKIEGKVVKGIRDIKDEVVMEYGVEDLDYSVGTMIELPAAALGAGAIAQHAEFFSFGTNDLTQTTYGLSRDDINSFFPSYSLYDLIRNNPFQVLGEQVKELIEVAALRGRLTRPDIKMGLCGEHGADPENIEFCINVGLNYVSCNPYSIPLAKLAVAQYNLREEE is encoded by the coding sequence ATGGAAAACATAGTTTATTTCAGCAAGGACCTCAAAGAGCTTGATGAGAAAGTTAAAAAAAGACTCGGTATTCGGGGACGGCGCGCGGTTGAGCTTGCGATGATGGGCCTCCCGATAGCTCCCGGCTTTATTATAGATTCGGAGCTTACAAGGAAGCTGCCACAGGTAAATTTGAAGGAGTTTTTAAAGACTCATATAGACCACCTCGAAAAAGAAACCAAAAAGGGATTCGGCGATGCGAAAAGGCCGCTCCTTCTCAAGGTGGTTTTAAGCTCGGATTTCAATGTGCCGTATTTCCCCTCGATACACAACATAGGGCTCAACGACAAGACGGTGACCGGCTTCGGACAGTTTACCGGATTGGATTTCGCATACGGTGAATACAGGTTTTTACTGAGGAGCGTGGGGACAAAAATATACAGCCTGGAGGCCGCGGACTTCGACAAGATGGACGCGAAGGGCGCGAAGCAGAAGGCCGAAGACATAAAGAAGGCCGTGGATAATTTTAAGAAGTACCTTGGTGACAAATACAGCGAAGACGTGTACGACCAGCTCGGTCTTATACTGAAAGGGGCGGCTTCCAGGTATTGCGACTCCGAGATCGATGTGGACGATTCACTCTCCATCATGGTGCAGGCGATGGTCTACGGCAACTTCGGCAACAATTCCTATTCGGGGAATTACTATACGAGGAATATCATTACGGGTGACCCGCTTATCCAGGGTAGCTTTCTCCAGAACGCCTTCGACATCGACAAGAGCAAGTCGAAGGATATTGCAAAGATCGATAAAAAGTATTTCGACAAGTTCTCAGACATAGCCAAGAAAGTGGAGGAGAAGTTCAAGGAGATCCGGGAGATCAAGTTCACCATCGAGGAAGGCGATTTCTGGCTGGTTGAGCAAAGGGACGTTGACGAAAAATCGACCCAGGCGCACATCAAAACGCTGCTCGATCTATGCAAGCGGAAAAGCGTGACCGAAGAATACGTGGTCGGCAATATCAAGCCGGCCCAGCTTAACGAGCTTCTGCACCCCGTTATCGATCCAAGGACGATCGGCGGCGTCAAGACCATCAAGGGCGGGATTTCCGGATCGCCCGGGGCGGCGATCGGCCGGGTGTTCTTCTCGACGCCGAAGCTGCTTGAGGAATATAAAAAAGCGATCATGCACGGGGGCGACACCAACCTGATTCTGGTGATGCCCTCAAGTTACGCGGAGGATGTCAAGGCGATCGAGGTCGCGAAGGGCGTTATGACCACGGAGGGCGGGTTCTCTTCACACGCCCCGGTGGTCGCTCGCAGTTTGGGAAAGGTCGCCATGGTTCAGCCGGACATGAGGATTCGCGGCACTACTTTCACACTGGCCGGCAAGACGGTAAAGGAAGGGGACTACGTTTCGATCAACGTTCCCTATTACGAACCGCCGACGATATATCTGGGGAAGGTCGGCCTCATCGAACCGAACGTAAAGGAAAACGGGCTCATCGACTTTCTTAAAATCGTGGAAAAGTTTATTGATGATTTCGATGTTCGCGCCAACGCCGATCAGGGGCGCGACGCCAAGCTCGCCCGCGAGTTCAACGCCGTTGGTATCGGCCTGTGCAGGACCGAGCACATGTTCTTTAACGAGAAGCGCATCATGAGGTTCCGGGAGATGATCCTCGCCGAGTCCGAGGATGAGCGCAGGAAAACCCTGGATGCGTTGAAGCCCATGCAGCGCTCGGACTTCTACGACCTCTTCAAGACGATGGTCGGGTTCCCGGTAACCATTCGCCTGCTCGACGCGCCTTTACATGAATTCCTGCCGCGTACGGACGCGAGTATGAAGGAGTTTATACGGCACATGCAGGGCCGGGGAAAGGCCCCCAAGCCCGCCGAAATAATGGCGCGCTGCGAGGAGCTCTCGGAGATGAACCCGATGCTCGGGCATCGCGGGTGCCGGGTCGCGATCACTTATCCGGAAATCTACGAAATGCAGTGCCGCGCGATCTTCGAGGCGGCCTGCATGCTGAGAAAAGAGGGCATAAAAATCAAACCCGAAATCATGATTCCGATTGTCATGACCGAGCACGAGCTGAAGTTCATCAAAAACGGCAAGAAAATCGAAGGAAAGGTCGTCAAGGGTATACGGGACATAAAGGACGAAGTGGTCATGGAGTATGGCGTCGAGGACCTCGACTACAGCGTTGGGACCATGATAGAGCTTCCCGCGGCGGCCCTCGGCGCGGGCGCTATCGCGCAGCATGCGGAGTTCTTCAGCTTCGGCACGAACGACCTTACCCAGACAACGTACGGACTCTCTCGCGACGACATCAACTCGTTCTTCCCGAGCTACTCGCTCTACGACCTCATCCGCAACAATCCTTTCCAGGTGCTGGGCGAGCAGGTAAAGGAGCTCATCGAAGTCGCCGCGCTCCGCGGGCGGCTCACCCGCCCGGACATCAAGATGGGACTGTGCGGCGAGCACGGAGCGGACCCGGAGAATATCGAGTTCTGCATCAATGTGGGACTGAACTACGTTTCGTGTAATCCGTATTCAATCCCGCTCGCAAAGCTCGCGGTTGCACAGTACAACCTGCGGGAAGAAGAATAG
- a CDS encoding nitroreductase family protein has product MKDRPGKTIKTGFGDEPARPSIDYCRCTSCGLCARVCKSFTILDVDGRPEIFPDNGLGCIGCAQCMLVCPRSAISVTGRGVDPEYSFPLPKKNERASLGALYNLLASRRSVREFSDRPVEKASIEKIISVASTAPMGLPPSDVGVVAVMSTERVWELAGDICGIFKKWLIFDNPVIKTLAVPFMKKTDAEMMEGFVIPALRAITEARSDTTDYLFYHAPCVLLFHQSPYADPVDGSIACTYAMTAAEAIGLGSCMIGTVSFAINREKRLKRKWGIPDKNSVSLAMILGYPAFRYSRGIRRSFASVQYL; this is encoded by the coding sequence ATGAAAGACAGGCCGGGGAAAACGATCAAAACGGGCTTCGGTGACGAACCGGCCCGTCCCTCGATAGACTACTGCCGTTGCACTTCATGCGGCCTGTGCGCAAGGGTATGCAAGTCGTTCACCATTCTCGACGTGGACGGAAGGCCCGAAATATTTCCCGACAACGGCCTGGGCTGTATAGGCTGTGCGCAGTGCATGCTCGTCTGCCCGCGCAGCGCCATTTCGGTCACCGGACGCGGCGTCGACCCTGAATACTCATTTCCCCTGCCGAAAAAGAATGAACGCGCCTCCCTTGGCGCCCTGTATAATCTGCTGGCCTCGCGCAGAAGCGTGCGCGAGTTCAGCGATCGCCCCGTCGAAAAAGCATCGATCGAAAAAATTATTTCGGTCGCTTCGACCGCGCCCATGGGCCTGCCGCCATCGGACGTCGGGGTTGTCGCGGTGATGTCGACGGAACGCGTCTGGGAACTCGCCGGGGACATTTGCGGTATATTTAAAAAGTGGCTCATTTTCGACAACCCGGTAATAAAGACCCTCGCGGTTCCCTTCATGAAAAAGACCGACGCTGAAATGATGGAAGGATTTGTCATCCCGGCCTTACGCGCCATAACAGAGGCGCGGTCTGATACTACGGACTACCTCTTCTACCACGCCCCGTGCGTATTGCTGTTCCATCAATCGCCCTATGCCGACCCCGTGGACGGAAGCATCGCATGCACGTATGCGATGACCGCCGCGGAAGCGATTGGGCTGGGAAGCTGCATGATCGGCACCGTGTCGTTCGCAATCAACCGCGAAAAACGTCTGAAGAGAAAGTGGGGAATACCGGACAAAAACAGCGTGTCGCTGGCGATGATACTCGGATATCCCGCTTTCCGTTACTCCCGGGGAATACGCCGCTCCTTTGCCTCGGTACAGTACCTCTGA